A single window of Paenibacillus sp. FSL H8-0537 DNA harbors:
- a CDS encoding DUF3892 domain-containing protein, which yields MSANEWSNGEREQIVAVQKNGDGDLTSFKTSSGRVLDYQTALQEVQAGQIAGVNAFKGRDGETYIRGDADGDPTNNLDQLPMF from the coding sequence ATGAGCGCGAACGAATGGAGCAATGGGGAAAGAGAGCAAATTGTAGCGGTACAGAAAAATGGTGACGGGGATCTGACGAGCTTTAAAACGTCATCGGGCCGTGTACTGGATTACCAGACGGCGCTGCAAGAGGTGCAGGCAGGGCAAATCGCTGGCGTGAATGCTTTCAAAGGCAGAGATGGCGAAACGTACATCCGTGGCGACGCAGACGGCGATCCTACGAACAATTTGGATCAGCTTCCGATGTTTTAA
- a CDS encoding MFS transporter, with product MDRRLLIVMATLMTTFIGFGIIIPVMPEIIKAADPLGAEAHTGLMLAVYSAVSFVLSPVWGSLSDRIGRRPIILIGVLGFALSFVLFGLSSGNLTLMYLSRVLGGLFSGAVTSVIVAYVADITTPEERTKGMGLVGMSIGLGFTIGPGFGGLLSLVSLETPFYAASALALITFVLAWAKLKESLAPEQRRSGSSRRESRWKAFTGPLKYLYILAFFVTFTLAGLEATLQFFGMRRFDVTPLQVGILFFVCGFVGALIQGGVVRRRIKAGEEGKYIAIGLVISSIGFFMLLAAHSLWWATLSLAVFGIGNALIRPCVTSLITQKTTVGQGVASGLSSSMDSLGRIAGPLAGTFLFTLDLRLPYVSGGILCLAALLLLVQFRQMDKKKAAAQA from the coding sequence ATGGACAGACGCTTGTTAATTGTAATGGCTACCTTAATGACAACATTTATTGGCTTCGGGATTATTATCCCGGTCATGCCCGAAATTATTAAAGCAGCAGATCCGCTTGGCGCGGAGGCGCATACGGGCTTAATGCTCGCGGTATATTCGGCTGTATCGTTTGTGCTTTCTCCGGTATGGGGAAGCTTGTCTGACCGAATCGGCAGACGGCCTATCATTCTCATTGGCGTACTTGGCTTCGCTCTAAGCTTTGTCTTATTCGGCTTGTCGTCGGGCAATTTGACGCTGATGTATTTATCCCGTGTGCTGGGAGGCTTGTTTTCCGGTGCAGTAACCTCGGTTATTGTTGCTTACGTAGCGGATATTACAACGCCTGAGGAACGCACCAAGGGCATGGGACTGGTCGGCATGTCAATCGGCCTTGGCTTTACGATTGGACCTGGCTTTGGCGGACTGTTGAGCCTTGTGTCGCTGGAAACGCCGTTTTATGCAGCTTCTGCGCTTGCGCTGATTACATTCGTGCTCGCATGGGCCAAGCTCAAGGAGTCGCTTGCACCGGAGCAGCGCCGCAGTGGGTCAAGCCGCCGCGAGTCGCGCTGGAAAGCTTTTACCGGGCCGCTAAAATATTTGTACATACTGGCTTTTTTCGTCACGTTTACGCTGGCAGGATTGGAAGCGACGTTGCAGTTTTTCGGCATGAGGCGCTTTGATGTAACGCCGCTGCAGGTGGGGATTTTATTTTTCGTCTGCGGCTTTGTCGGTGCGTTAATTCAAGGCGGTGTCGTGCGGAGAAGAATCAAAGCAGGCGAAGAGGGCAAATACATTGCCATCGGGCTTGTCATATCCAGCATTGGCTTTTTCATGCTGCTTGCTGCGCATTCGCTTTGGTGGGCCACGCTTTCCTTGGCCGTGTTCGGCATTGGCAATGCGCTCATTCGCCCTTGTGTAACGTCATTAATTACTCAGAAGACGACGGTTGGACAGGGCGTTGCCTCAGGGCTCAGCTCGTCGATGGACAGCTTGGGACGGATTGCGGGGCCGCTGGCAGGAACGTTCCTGTTCACGCTTGATTTAAGGCTTCCATATGTATCAGGGGGCATTCTATGTTTGGCAGCGCTGCTGCTGCTCGTACAATTCCGGCAAATGGATAAAAAGAAGGCAGCAGCGCAAGCCTGA
- a CDS encoding DUF1292 domain-containing protein, translating into MTEHNHGADCGCGEDHEHEESVFIVTDDEGQEREMVMVYTFESENNAYAVLLDRNDPEADGVIFRIEEENDEAYLVGIEDDEEWDRVTKIYEEIAVTENAAKEE; encoded by the coding sequence ATGACTGAGCATAATCATGGCGCAGATTGCGGTTGCGGAGAAGACCATGAACATGAAGAAAGTGTATTTATTGTAACGGACGATGAGGGCCAGGAACGCGAGATGGTCATGGTTTATACGTTTGAATCCGAGAACAACGCTTATGCGGTACTGCTGGATCGCAATGATCCTGAAGCAGACGGCGTTATTTTCCGCATCGAGGAAGAGAACGACGAGGCATACCTCGTTGGTATCGAAGACGATGAAGAATGGGATCGCGTAACGAAGATTTATGAAGAAATCGCCGTTACTGAAAACGCAGCAAAAGAAGAGTAG
- a CDS encoding MBL fold metallo-hydrolase encodes MHIQMIGTGSAFAKKYDNNNALIEVPGFKLLVDCGITLPKALHETNLSFDELDAVLISHIHGDHVGGLEEYAFQMMFLYGKKPVLYIASSLVEPLWEQTLRGGLTQGTLQSIDDFFEVRRLEEGAQHELHPGLTVKLLKTEHIALKDSYSFIFNQHFFYSADMKFSQSLLEQLVEDGVDTIFHDCQLIAPGVVHACLDELLTLPEPLQEKVWLMHYGDTMENHIGHTGKMRFVKQRETYTV; translated from the coding sequence TTGCATATACAAATGATCGGAACAGGGAGTGCTTTTGCCAAGAAATATGATAATAACAATGCGCTAATTGAGGTGCCAGGATTTAAATTGCTGGTCGATTGCGGCATTACGCTGCCCAAAGCGCTGCATGAGACGAATCTTTCGTTCGATGAGCTGGATGCGGTGCTGATCAGCCATATTCATGGCGACCATGTGGGCGGGCTGGAGGAATATGCTTTTCAAATGATGTTCCTTTACGGGAAAAAACCCGTGCTGTACATCGCCTCCTCGCTAGTGGAGCCGCTGTGGGAGCAGACGCTGCGCGGCGGGCTGACGCAAGGAACATTGCAATCGATTGATGATTTCTTTGAAGTAAGACGGCTGGAGGAAGGCGCCCAGCATGAGCTGCATCCAGGGTTGACGGTAAAGCTGCTTAAGACCGAACATATTGCCTTGAAAGACAGCTATTCGTTTATTTTCAATCAGCACTTCTTCTATTCGGCAGATATGAAGTTCAGCCAGTCTTTGCTGGAGCAGCTTGTGGAGGATGGCGTGGATACGATTTTTCACGACTGCCAGCTGATTGCGCCAGGTGTTGTACATGCCTGTCTCGACGAGCTGCTGACACTGCCGGAGCCGCTGCAGGAGAAGGTATGGCTCATGCATTATGGGGATACGATGGAAAATCACATAGGTCATACGGGGAAAATGCGGTTTGTAAAGCAGCGTGAGACTTATACGGTGTAG
- a CDS encoding MFS transporter, with translation MKERTGKKPSGVVIWRSPFIIQLLIIMFIIEFVKGALLISILPVYMGTVLGLSAYAIGWALALQYIGDNLFRSPIGWLIDRLGYRSVMLAGIVLTFTAVLLVAFAHHTSWIVAACLLLGIGTSPLWPCVITGATEEAGEEANGRAMSVVYVAWLVGVGAGPIAINFLLSSSYTAAFRLIIGGMIVVVLTTMFLPGRGRMKQRSGAAEESASQTASHAAGKGDAVREPFKVRASRYFAKVGKSLHASKLLYPAMFVQNFSLGLLTPILTLFARSVLHLTPAQYSWFLIAGGAITVLGLIPVGKLVDRVGTKWFLHVGFLLAAISLPLLGMTRSLPLVLVIVAIVGIGYACIIPAWNALIAQAIPKAERGAVWGFFLTIEGSGMVLGTILSGKLWDTFGHQAPFLVSGAMLLVLFVLHLFITRKQPVMIT, from the coding sequence ATGAAAGAACGTACAGGCAAAAAGCCATCCGGCGTCGTTATTTGGCGCTCACCTTTTATTATTCAACTGCTGATCATTATGTTTATTATTGAATTTGTAAAGGGAGCGCTGCTCATTTCCATTCTGCCTGTGTACATGGGAACGGTGCTTGGTTTATCAGCCTACGCGATTGGCTGGGCACTGGCGCTGCAATATATTGGCGATAATTTGTTTCGCAGCCCGATTGGCTGGCTCATTGACCGTTTGGGCTACCGCTCCGTGATGCTTGCGGGTATTGTGCTGACCTTTACGGCCGTATTGCTGGTCGCTTTTGCCCATCATACAAGCTGGATAGTTGCCGCTTGTCTGCTGCTTGGCATTGGGACGTCCCCCCTATGGCCGTGCGTCATTACAGGGGCGACAGAGGAGGCTGGAGAGGAAGCGAATGGCCGGGCGATGAGTGTTGTCTATGTTGCTTGGCTGGTTGGTGTGGGCGCGGGGCCAATTGCGATTAATTTTCTGCTATCCAGCTCGTATACGGCAGCTTTCCGCCTCATCATTGGCGGTATGATCGTCGTTGTGCTGACGACGATGTTTCTGCCCGGACGCGGGCGCATGAAGCAGCGTTCAGGTGCAGCGGAAGAGTCTGCGTCACAGACGGCTTCGCATGCAGCAGGAAAAGGCGATGCTGTCAGAGAGCCGTTCAAAGTTCGCGCCAGCCGTTATTTTGCCAAAGTAGGCAAGTCGCTTCATGCCAGCAAGCTGCTTTACCCGGCGATGTTTGTGCAGAACTTCTCGCTTGGCCTGCTTACACCGATCTTAACGCTGTTCGCGCGTTCGGTGCTCCATCTGACGCCCGCCCAGTACAGCTGGTTTCTCATCGCTGGCGGAGCCATTACGGTGCTGGGGCTCATTCCGGTAGGGAAGCTTGTGGATCGGGTCGGGACAAAATGGTTTTTGCATGTCGGGTTTCTGCTCGCCGCCATCTCGCTGCCGCTGCTTGGCATGACCCGTTCGCTGCCGCTTGTACTTGTTATTGTGGCGATTGTAGGCATTGGCTATGCCTGCATCATTCCGGCCTGGAATGCTTTAATTGCCCAAGCGATTCCGAAGGCGGAGCGCGGTGCCGTATGGGGCTTCTTCCTGACGATCGAAGGCTCAGGCATGGTGCTGGGCACGATTTTGTCCGGCAAGCTGTGGGATACCTTCGGCCATCAGGCGCCATTTCTAGTCAGCGGAGCAATGCTGCTTGTCCTATTTGTTCTCCATTTGTTCATTACCAGAAAACAGCCAGTTATGATAACATAA
- a CDS encoding Ku protein, producing MHTVWKGAISFGLVHVPVKMHSATEDRDISFRSLHKDCGMPINYAKTCRHCNKEIGPDEIVKGFEYEKDKYVIVKEEELEAIKPNSAKTIQILDFVDLAEIDPVYYQKAYYLSPDMAGAGAYSLLLEAIRQTGKIGIAKISIRSKGSLAAVRVVGNCLCLETMFFPDEIRAISQVPSLPAQTAVNEKELDMAKMLIEQLSEPFDAAKYTDDYRIALTELIQQKIAGQSVDVVSAPAASGRTNVIDLMAALQASLDATKNATPPAPAPKKKRASKAKGTAS from the coding sequence ATGCATACCGTCTGGAAAGGCGCAATTAGCTTCGGGTTGGTGCATGTCCCCGTTAAAATGCACTCGGCCACGGAGGACAGGGACATATCATTTCGCAGCTTGCACAAGGATTGTGGCATGCCAATTAATTATGCGAAAACATGTCGCCATTGTAATAAGGAAATTGGCCCTGACGAAATTGTGAAGGGTTTCGAGTATGAAAAAGATAAATATGTGATTGTTAAAGAGGAAGAGTTGGAGGCAATCAAGCCAAATTCAGCCAAGACTATACAGATTTTAGATTTTGTAGACCTCGCTGAAATTGATCCCGTTTATTATCAAAAAGCCTATTACCTTTCTCCTGACATGGCGGGCGCTGGCGCGTATAGCCTGCTGCTAGAGGCGATTCGACAAACAGGCAAAATAGGTATAGCTAAAATATCTATTCGCTCCAAAGGCAGTCTTGCAGCGGTTCGGGTAGTCGGGAACTGCTTGTGTTTGGAAACGATGTTTTTTCCCGATGAAATTCGTGCTATCAGCCAGGTTCCAAGCCTACCCGCACAAACAGCTGTGAATGAAAAGGAACTCGATATGGCTAAGATGCTGATTGAGCAGCTCAGCGAGCCCTTTGACGCTGCTAAATATACGGATGACTACCGCATCGCGCTTACTGAGCTGATACAGCAAAAAATAGCCGGTCAAAGTGTTGACGTTGTATCCGCTCCAGCAGCTTCAGGACGAACCAATGTCATTGATTTGATGGCCGCGCTGCAGGCCAGCTTGGATGCAACAAAGAACGCGACACCGCCTGCGCCGGCTCCTAAGAAAAAACGCGCCTCCAAAGCAAAAGGAACTGCATCATGA
- a CDS encoding DUF1054 domain-containing protein, which produces MSINTIANSTTELKGFTQEDFDVFQLQGLAERMAGIQEKIQPKFHAIGERLRIELSMQAGDEMFLHVAKHARRSVNPPKDTWLAICNNKRGYKAHPHFQLGLFDDHLFIWFALIYETPNKSRIASAYLNELDEVIAQVPSSYVISLDHMKKESVPVSDMTGEQWKHALVRFRDVKKSELLIGQHIAADDPILRDGEALVKLASSTYESLLPLYRRSLVQE; this is translated from the coding sequence ATGAGCATAAATACGATAGCGAATAGCACGACCGAGCTTAAAGGCTTTACACAAGAGGATTTCGATGTGTTTCAGCTTCAGGGACTAGCGGAGCGGATGGCGGGAATCCAGGAAAAAATCCAGCCTAAGTTCCACGCCATTGGCGAGCGCTTGCGCATCGAGCTTTCCATGCAGGCAGGCGACGAAATGTTTTTGCACGTAGCAAAGCATGCCCGCCGCTCCGTAAATCCGCCTAAGGATACGTGGCTCGCGATTTGCAATAATAAGCGCGGCTATAAGGCGCATCCGCATTTTCAACTGGGCCTTTTTGACGATCATCTGTTTATATGGTTCGCCCTCATTTACGAGACGCCGAATAAATCCCGCATCGCCTCCGCTTACTTAAACGAGCTGGATGAGGTCATCGCGCAGGTTCCTTCCTCCTATGTCATTTCGCTGGATCATATGAAAAAGGAATCCGTGCCCGTCAGCGACATGACAGGCGAGCAATGGAAGCATGCTCTCGTCCGCTTCCGTGACGTGAAGAAGTCAGAGCTGCTCATCGGCCAGCATATTGCGGCCGACGACCCGATTTTGCGCGATGGCGAAGCGCTTGTGAAGCTTGCTTCCTCAACCTATGAATCGCTGCTGCCGCTGTATCGCCGCTCGCTCGTGCAGGAATAA
- a CDS encoding DNA ligase, with protein sequence MMQLQLPAVPMAPITSPDIPSGPEWCYQIKWDGVRTLVRLDGKGGVELFGRRLEPRNHTFPEIVSLLEPLRVGPCILDGEIAYFDGIRPNFQRAKLGVRKRAHEDGLIFVMFDMLNSNGEDIRKLPFKQRFEKLQASFPEKMPRLFVTDLHFDGQQLWKWLNDREWEGIISKRLDGPYMEGKKHQYWFKKRKEVRLVADVVGIKQRDGQVSSLVLRYEGRYIGHVSGLDNASKQVLKQFMMAHPGECPFPDLSNGMKKSDVVWIASPFNCRVSALEFTESGLLRQPRLLGFGDGE encoded by the coding sequence ATGATGCAACTGCAGCTTCCTGCCGTTCCTATGGCTCCTATAACATCTCCTGATATACCGAGCGGCCCTGAATGGTGCTATCAGATAAAATGGGATGGCGTTCGTACTTTGGTTCGTTTAGACGGAAAAGGAGGGGTAGAACTGTTTGGGCGGCGTTTAGAGCCGCGTAATCACACTTTTCCAGAAATCGTGTCCTTATTAGAACCCCTACGTGTAGGGCCTTGCATTTTGGATGGCGAGATCGCTTATTTTGATGGCATACGACCAAACTTTCAAAGAGCCAAACTCGGGGTCCGAAAACGAGCCCATGAGGATGGCCTTATATTTGTAATGTTTGACATGCTCAACTCAAATGGTGAGGATATACGAAAGCTCCCTTTTAAACAACGTTTTGAGAAGTTACAAGCTTCCTTCCCTGAGAAAATGCCACGTCTATTTGTAACTGATTTGCACTTCGATGGACAGCAGCTTTGGAAATGGCTTAATGATCGTGAATGGGAAGGAATTATCTCAAAAAGATTAGATGGCCCATATATGGAAGGAAAGAAACATCAATATTGGTTTAAAAAACGAAAAGAAGTCCGGTTAGTTGCAGACGTCGTCGGCATTAAACAGCGTGACGGACAGGTATCAAGCCTGGTCCTACGATATGAAGGCAGATACATCGGGCATGTGTCAGGGCTCGACAATGCCTCTAAGCAGGTGCTGAAGCAATTTATGATGGCGCATCCGGGCGAATGCCCTTTTCCCGACCTTTCTAATGGCATGAAAAAATCTGACGTCGTTTGGATTGCTTCTCCCTTCAACTGCCGGGTAAGTGCGCTCGAATTTACGGAATCCGGCCTATTAAGACAGCCTAGATTACTTGGGTTTGGTGATGGCGAATGA
- a CDS encoding cyclic lactone autoinducer peptide, with amino-acid sequence MLKNLVYKLATLLDGAAVLSVRTASFLYVNQPETPKELLK; translated from the coding sequence ATGCTAAAAAATCTAGTATATAAATTGGCTACATTACTGGACGGCGCGGCTGTTCTTTCAGTAAGAACAGCAAGCTTTCTTTACGTCAATCAACCAGAGACACCGAAAGAGCTTTTGAAATAG
- a CDS encoding response regulator transcription factor produces MITVLIVDDDPFIRESMQVILQLDPALHVAGVCADGKAAADFVQRTKVDVVLMDIRMPGCDGVEGTKLIRALEQPPAVLILTTFDDDDYIVQAIRCGAGGYLLKNVPPSRIINGIKTVFEGSLLIHPDIARKLAGMITMPDTEEAALTELSPEEQTSSELAARYSLTQAEQQIIRLVAEGQSNKEIAASLFLSEGTIKNYISDMLHKLGLRDRTQMAIFYLKLSFIPSKER; encoded by the coding sequence ATGATTACCGTATTAATTGTAGATGACGATCCGTTTATTCGGGAAAGCATGCAGGTTATTTTGCAGCTCGACCCTGCGCTCCACGTGGCGGGAGTATGTGCCGACGGCAAGGCTGCAGCTGATTTTGTGCAAAGGACGAAGGTCGATGTCGTACTGATGGATATTCGCATGCCCGGCTGTGATGGCGTCGAAGGCACGAAGCTCATTCGGGCATTGGAGCAGCCCCCTGCCGTACTCATCCTGACCACCTTCGATGATGACGACTATATTGTGCAGGCAATTCGCTGCGGCGCTGGCGGCTATTTGCTGAAGAACGTACCGCCAAGCCGCATTATTAATGGCATTAAAACCGTTTTTGAAGGCTCGCTGCTCATTCATCCCGATATCGCCCGCAAGCTGGCGGGCATGATTACGATGCCAGACACAGAAGAAGCTGCATTGACCGAGCTTTCTCCGGAAGAGCAGACCAGCAGTGAGCTTGCGGCACGTTACAGCTTGACGCAGGCCGAGCAGCAAATTATTCGCCTCGTTGCCGAAGGGCAATCGAACAAGGAAATTGCCGCATCGCTTTTTTTGAGTGAAGGCACGATCAAAAACTACATTTCCGACATGCTTCACAAGCTGGGGCTGCGGGATCGTACGCAAATGGCGATTTTTTATTTGAAATTATCATTCATTCCAAGCAAGGAGAGATAA
- a CDS encoding accessory gene regulator B family protein — MLETFSRRLAISIKAIVPEHPASEARLQYALSLILNALFIISGALLIALFTGKLGGVLAALISFAVLRQASGGLHLKSGTMCVVVSIGVATALSFTPAFSSGTLLVINSINLLLALLFAPSDIEKQSRISRRFYPVLKLISVVIISSNLWIESSIIALTLLVQCVTLILAKVVSTHAKKSSI; from the coding sequence ATGTTGGAAACTTTTTCGAGAAGACTGGCAATAAGCATTAAGGCCATTGTCCCAGAGCATCCAGCTTCGGAAGCGCGACTGCAGTACGCTTTGTCATTAATCTTAAACGCTCTATTTATTATTTCAGGGGCGCTGCTCATAGCGTTATTCACAGGCAAGCTGGGCGGTGTATTAGCGGCTCTTATCTCGTTTGCGGTACTTAGGCAGGCATCAGGTGGGCTACATCTTAAATCGGGAACGATGTGTGTCGTGGTATCGATTGGGGTGGCGACGGCGCTGTCGTTCACACCAGCATTTTCGAGTGGAACGCTGTTGGTAATCAATTCAATCAATCTGCTGCTTGCACTGTTATTCGCTCCATCAGACATCGAGAAACAGTCGCGAATTTCTAGACGCTTCTACCCGGTACTAAAATTGATATCAGTTGTAATTATAAGTAGCAATTTATGGATAGAATCGTCTATAATTGCATTAACATTGTTAGTGCAGTGCGTTACGTTAATTCTGGCTAAGGTGGTGAGTACTCATGCTAAAAAATCTAGTATATAA
- a CDS encoding aminotransferase class I/II-fold pyridoxal phosphate-dependent enzyme produces MDHNKTPLFSALRRHAEQNPTQFHIPGHKKGLGSDAEFRAFIGDNALSIDLINIAPLDDLHQPTGVIEEAQKLAADAFGADYTYFSVQGTSGAIITMIMSVCLPGDKIIVPRNVHKSIMAAIIFAGARPIFISPVRDENLGIDHGITTRAVKRALDKHPDSKAVLVINPTYYGVCADLKEIVDLVHTFDIPVLVDEAHGVLIHFNEKLPMSAMQAGADMAATSVHKLGGSMTQSSVLNVRGGRVNPHRIQTIISMLTTTSTSYILLSSLDTSRRNLALNGHKLAEQAIELAEYARKSINEISGLYCFGREILGGEATFDLDPTKVAIHVRHLGITGYETENWLRDHFNLEIEMSDMYNILCLVTPGDTSDSIEKLLEALRALSDSFHEGAEARELVVKIPDIPQLSLSPRDAFYGQTEVVPFKESAGRIIAEFIYVYPPGIPILLPGEVISQKNIDYIVEHVEVGLPVKGPEDRNVEFVKVIFEETAIS; encoded by the coding sequence ATGGATCATAACAAAACCCCGCTCTTCAGCGCATTACGCCGCCATGCGGAACAGAATCCAACCCAATTTCATATTCCAGGACATAAGAAAGGTTTAGGCAGCGATGCCGAATTTCGTGCATTTATCGGCGATAACGCGTTATCGATCGATTTAATAAATATAGCTCCGCTGGATGACCTGCATCAGCCTACCGGCGTTATTGAGGAAGCCCAGAAGCTTGCAGCCGATGCTTTCGGCGCAGATTATACTTATTTTTCCGTACAAGGCACAAGCGGTGCCATTATTACGATGATCATGAGCGTCTGCCTTCCCGGCGATAAAATCATCGTCCCGCGCAATGTGCATAAGTCCATTATGGCGGCAATTATTTTTGCAGGTGCCCGTCCGATCTTTATCTCACCCGTGCGTGACGAAAATCTCGGCATTGATCACGGCATTACGACACGCGCTGTCAAACGTGCGCTGGACAAGCATCCCGACTCTAAAGCCGTGCTTGTTATCAACCCGACGTATTACGGCGTATGTGCCGATCTGAAGGAAATCGTTGATCTGGTGCATACATTCGATATTCCTGTGCTGGTAGATGAAGCGCATGGCGTGCTCATTCATTTCAATGAAAAGCTTCCCATGTCCGCCATGCAGGCTGGCGCAGATATGGCAGCGACGAGCGTTCATAAGCTGGGCGGCTCCATGACGCAAAGCTCCGTGCTGAACGTGCGCGGAGGCCGGGTTAATCCCCACCGTATTCAAACGATTATCAGCATGCTGACGACAACGTCGACGTCTTATATTTTGCTGTCGTCGCTCGATACGTCGCGCCGAAATTTGGCTCTAAACGGCCACAAGCTGGCTGAACAAGCGATCGAGCTGGCCGAGTATGCCCGCAAGAGCATCAATGAAATTTCCGGCTTGTACTGCTTTGGACGGGAAATATTAGGTGGAGAGGCTACCTTTGATCTCGACCCAACCAAGGTCGCTATTCATGTCCGCCATCTCGGCATTACCGGCTATGAGACGGAAAACTGGCTCCGTGACCATTTCAACCTCGAAATTGAAATGAGCGATATGTATAACATTCTTTGCCTTGTTACGCCGGGTGATACATCCGATTCAATAGAAAAATTGCTGGAGGCGCTGCGTGCGCTGTCGGACAGCTTCCATGAAGGCGCCGAGGCTCGCGAGCTCGTTGTCAAAATCCCGGATATTCCCCAGCTGTCGCTCTCGCCGCGCGATGCTTTCTACGGACAGACCGAGGTCGTTCCGTTCAAAGAGTCGGCTGGTCGGATTATCGCCGAATTTATTTATGTTTACCCGCCAGGCATCCCTATTCTACTCCCAGGCGAGGTTATTTCCCAGAAAAATATTGACTATATTGTGGAGCATGTTGAAGTTGGCCTTCCTGTTAAAGGTCCAGAGGACCGCAACGTTGAATTCGTTAAAGTTATTTTCGAGGAAACAGCTATTTCCTAA
- a CDS encoding stalk domain-containing protein, producing MKFRKIAILLLALFLCSSTLMIANAASQTVKVLLNGSELEEGGIMVDGKTYLPIREIANSLQTIVNWDGQNKKATLTRPNVHIVLMQDSKLFGNVTKGSSYTFSVLSQVDNLKTDIAAVKVSIFDPYGSEKVIQTQTDKITKDNFWYRTEDLKYNFEYSGKYAVRFFLKMSSSDDWTLVSEKLISSQ from the coding sequence ATGAAATTCAGAAAAATAGCGATTTTGCTGCTGGCGCTTTTTTTATGCAGCAGTACCTTAATGATTGCCAATGCGGCCTCGCAGACCGTGAAGGTTCTCCTGAATGGCAGCGAGCTTGAAGAAGGCGGCATTATGGTGGATGGCAAGACTTACCTGCCGATTCGGGAAATAGCCAATAGCCTGCAAACCATCGTCAATTGGGATGGGCAGAATAAGAAGGCAACCTTAACGAGACCGAATGTACATATTGTACTGATGCAGGATAGCAAGTTGTTTGGCAATGTGACCAAGGGCAGCTCGTATACGTTCAGCGTATTGTCGCAGGTCGACAATTTGAAGACGGATATTGCCGCGGTTAAAGTATCGATATTTGATCCGTATGGCAGCGAGAAGGTCATTCAGACGCAGACCGATAAGATTACGAAGGATAACTTTTGGTATCGGACGGAAGACTTGAAGTATAATTTCGAGTATTCGGGGAAATATGCGGTGAGATTTTTCCTGAAAATGAGCTCATCCGACGATTGGACGCTCGTCTCGGAGAAGCTGATTTCTTCGCAATAA